In bacterium, a single window of DNA contains:
- a CDS encoding response regulator — protein sequence MDNTETRDTHDDAQVRSARTILFIEDDLYISDMLAKYFRDQQYIAECLYDGEAAMRRVGNREEMTGVDIVLLDILLPNINGFEILKKLKMDPATKTIPVIVVSNLGDQEHIDEARRLGAVDYIIKANALPRDIVTKVEEVLAGGGKWAAASEPSREQ from the coding sequence ATGGATAACACAGAGACTCGGGACACGCACGACGATGCTCAAGTGCGCAGCGCGCGTACGATACTTTTTATCGAGGACGATCTCTATATCAGCGACATGCTCGCGAAGTATTTTCGCGACCAGCAGTATATCGCAGAGTGTCTCTACGACGGCGAGGCGGCGATGCGGCGCGTCGGGAACCGCGAGGAGATGACGGGCGTTGATATCGTCTTGCTTGATATCCTCCTGCCGAATATAAACGGATTCGAAATTCTGAAGAAGCTAAAAATGGATCCCGCGACAAAGACGATTCCGGTGATTGTCGTTTCAAACCTCGGCGATCAGGAGCACATCGACGAGGCGCGACGCCTCGGCGCCGTTGACTACATCATCAAAGCAAACGCTCTGCCTCGGGATATTGTCACAAAAGTTGAGGAAGTCCTTGCCGGCGGCGGTAAGTGGGCAGCGGCGTCGGAGCCTTCGCGCGAGCAGTAA
- a CDS encoding ATP-dependent DNA helicase RecG — MNLDPDTPLEEIFRLTPAHKQALRKLQLTSARDLLYHFPVRYQSAGVAHAVSELISGENAIVSGTLAKIEALKTFRRKVPATKAVLRDESGALSVTWLHQPYLATMLREGTKVRLTGKVTTQGGRPTMFNPEVERADADTMQSDADLRGPNANTTQAVRGQNADTPLFPVYAESRGVSSRWMFYAVHKLLERGVLALLEDPLPKELLHRYHLPALDAALRYIHAPKSERHSIAARKRFAFEEVFLIQLARLGERQTLDALPSFRIEKTLSDLAGFLSRLPFELTEAQKRAIEAVLRDFESGHPMSRLLEGDVGSGKTAVAAATAYAIVTTRPRRPAAREELGAAKLASAEGYDGAKQDFGNLQVAYMAPTEILAKQHFATFIELFSHLPIHIGLITSSGCKKFPSKTRPDEATAISRVQLLRWVASGEIAILIGTHALIQKSVLFKHLAYVIIDEQHRFGVSQRAALVRRHTQTERRISQKQIAAEVSALSPHQSASIPHLLSMTATPIPRTLALTIYGDLDLTLLDEMPHGRKPVLTEILVAAQRERAYERMRSELARGRQCYVICPRIDEPDPEKELALQAKSVKEEAARLSRDVFPRQKIEVLHGALTPAVREATMQRFAAGEVHILVATSVVEVGVNVPNTTVILIEGSERFGLAQLHQLRGRVLRSTDQAYCFALTESRSKLVAERLRALKTAKNGFELAELDLKIRGPGELSGARQWGLSDVGMEALKNIKMVEAARTEAARLIREDPELERHPSLRALAESRQTAIHFE; from the coding sequence ATGAACCTCGATCCCGACACGCCGCTTGAAGAGATTTTCCGACTAACTCCGGCGCATAAACAAGCGCTGAGGAAACTCCAGCTCACAAGCGCCCGCGACCTCCTCTATCACTTCCCTGTCCGCTACCAAAGCGCGGGTGTTGCGCACGCGGTTAGCGAGCTCATCTCCGGCGAGAATGCGATAGTATCCGGCACGCTCGCGAAAATTGAAGCCCTCAAAACATTCCGCCGCAAGGTTCCGGCGACTAAGGCAGTACTCCGTGATGAGAGCGGCGCGCTTTCGGTAACGTGGCTCCACCAGCCCTACCTCGCGACGATGCTCCGCGAAGGTACGAAGGTACGCCTCACCGGGAAAGTTACGACGCAGGGCGGCCGACCCACGATGTTCAACCCTGAAGTGGAGCGCGCCGACGCGGACACGATGCAGAGCGACGCCGACTTGCGCGGACCGAACGCAAATACGACGCAGGCAGTACGCGGACAAAACGCGGACACGCCCCTCTTTCCCGTCTACGCCGAGAGTCGCGGCGTCTCATCGCGCTGGATGTTCTACGCAGTACACAAGCTCTTGGAGAGGGGAGTCCTCGCACTCCTCGAAGACCCGCTGCCCAAGGAGCTGCTCCACCGCTACCATCTGCCTGCTCTCGATGCGGCGCTCCGCTACATCCACGCACCGAAAAGCGAGCGGCACAGCATCGCCGCGCGCAAGCGCTTCGCTTTCGAGGAAGTGTTCCTCATCCAGCTCGCGCGGCTCGGCGAGCGCCAGACGCTCGACGCGCTCCCCTCGTTCCGCATTGAAAAAACGCTCTCCGACCTCGCCGGCTTTCTCTCACGTTTGCCGTTTGAGCTGACAGAGGCGCAAAAACGCGCGATTGAAGCTGTGCTTCGCGACTTCGAGAGCGGCCACCCGATGTCACGCCTCCTTGAGGGCGATGTCGGCTCTGGAAAAACCGCGGTCGCTGCGGCGACTGCGTATGCGATAGTCACCACGCGTCCAAGGAGGCCCGCCGCGAGAGAGGAGCTCGGCGCTGCGAAACTCGCCTCCGCAGAGGGCTACGACGGAGCAAAGCAGGACTTCGGCAATCTTCAAGTCGCCTATATGGCGCCGACCGAGATCCTTGCCAAACAGCACTTCGCCACGTTTATTGAACTTTTTTCCCATCTGCCTATACATATCGGCCTCATAACCTCAAGCGGCTGTAAAAAATTTCCATCAAAAACAAGGCCTGACGAGGCGACGGCAATCTCCCGAGTGCAACTGCTACGCTGGGTCGCAAGCGGCGAAATCGCCATCCTCATCGGCACGCATGCGCTTATTCAAAAAAGTGTCCTGTTCAAGCACCTTGCGTACGTCATTATTGACGAACAGCACCGATTCGGAGTCAGCCAGCGCGCGGCGCTGGTTCGCAGACACACGCAGACTGAACGCAGAATTTCGCAGAAACAAATCGCAGCGGAGGTGTCCGCGTTAAGTCCGCATCAGTCCGCGTCTATTCCGCATCTGCTCTCTATGACCGCGACACCGATCCCCCGCACACTCGCGCTCACGATCTACGGCGACCTCGACTTGACACTCCTCGACGAGATGCCGCATGGGAGAAAACCGGTGCTCACTGAGATTCTGGTTGCCGCGCAGCGCGAGAGAGCCTACGAGCGGATGCGCTCCGAGCTCGCCCGCGGCCGTCAGTGCTATGTGATCTGCCCACGCATTGATGAGCCGGACCCGGAAAAGGAGCTCGCGCTTCAGGCAAAGTCGGTGAAAGAAGAGGCGGCGCGGCTCAGCCGCGATGTCTTTCCACGCCAGAAAATCGAAGTGCTTCACGGCGCCCTGACCCCGGCTGTGCGCGAGGCGACGATGCAGAGATTTGCTGCAGGCGAAGTACACATTCTTGTCGCAACTTCTGTCGTCGAGGTCGGCGTCAACGTGCCGAATACAACCGTGATCTTGATCGAAGGTTCCGAGCGCTTCGGGCTCGCGCAGCTACACCAGCTCCGCGGCCGCGTGCTCAGGAGCACCGACCAGGCGTATTGCTTTGCACTCACCGAGAGCCGCTCAAAACTCGTCGCCGAGCGCCTGCGTGCTCTCAAAACCGCAAAAAACGGCTTCGAGCTCGCGGAGCTCGATCTCAAGATCCGCGGCCCGGGTGAGCTCTCGGGTGCTCGCCAGTGGGGCCTCTCCGACGTCGGCATGGAGGCGCTGAAAAACATCAAAATGGTCGAGGCCGCGCGGACAGAGGCCGCGCGGCTCATCAGGGAAGATCCGGAGCTCGAACGTCACCCGTCACTTCGAGCCCTTGCCGAGAGCAGACAGACCGCTATTCACTTCGAGTGA
- a CDS encoding peptidoglycan-binding protein: MTRRFFFCIVRTGVIAGALFLPAIAGAVNDVTLGQGQAEISVNSATINIIGSNANIDSITVQSTTFSVVMSGTSTMKISAAGKNKMTITPSEFALGQICESTESSVTIANPSSGTQSVTVDVSTATCGSGGGGGGISGGGGGGGGGGGGGGSDPLLAKSATPAVPATPAVPGVSPATPATPAIPSASAQPSARALLVSPVFNRTLRPGMTHADVKRLQLLLNSDPDTQIAASGTGSPGKETDFFGKLTQRAVERFQKKYGLASSGTPETTGFGLVGPATRTKIVEVYNQRVAEGMQQAGPSPDASVGMSPTPSPIAGAVSPVFNRGLDVGSKGEDVKRLQQLLNSDKDTQIAASGAGAPGNESEYFGSLTKAAIAKFQMKHGLVKSDTDPGYGFVGPKTRAKLTEVFSQGQPSQTPAAEAEQATSAPSPSLTAEQKLQQQISDLVRQVQELQKKLPAGQ; encoded by the coding sequence ATGACACGTCGATTTTTCTTCTGCATTGTACGCACTGGAGTGATTGCAGGCGCTCTCTTCCTGCCTGCCATTGCAGGCGCGGTGAATGACGTGACCCTCGGTCAGGGCCAGGCTGAGATCAGCGTCAACAGCGCGACGATCAACATCATCGGCAGCAACGCGAATATTGATTCCATCACCGTCCAGAGTACAACTTTTTCTGTGGTGATGTCCGGTACCTCGACGATGAAAATTTCTGCAGCGGGGAAGAATAAAATGACGATCACGCCCTCAGAGTTTGCGCTGGGACAAATTTGTGAGAGTACCGAGTCATCGGTGACTATCGCAAACCCGTCGTCTGGCACGCAATCGGTAACGGTAGATGTTTCAACAGCCACCTGCGGGTCAGGCGGTGGCGGTGGAGGAATTTCAGGAGGTGGTGGCGGAGGCGGAGGAGGTGGTGGCGGAGGCGGTTCGGACCCACTACTCGCAAAGTCTGCAACCCCCGCAGTACCCGCAACCCCTGCCGTCCCAGGCGTCTCCCCCGCAACCCCAGCAACTCCCGCAATACCCTCTGCTTCAGCGCAGCCTTCCGCCCGCGCCCTCCTCGTCTCCCCCGTCTTCAACCGCACGCTCCGCCCCGGCATGACTCATGCGGACGTAAAGCGCCTCCAGCTGCTCCTGAACTCCGACCCTGACACGCAAATTGCCGCAAGCGGCACAGGGTCTCCCGGTAAGGAAACAGACTTCTTCGGAAAGCTCACCCAGCGAGCAGTTGAGCGTTTCCAGAAGAAGTACGGCCTTGCTTCCTCTGGCACACCAGAGACCACCGGCTTCGGGCTTGTGGGACCGGCAACGAGAACGAAGATAGTTGAGGTATACAATCAGCGTGTCGCTGAGGGTATGCAACAAGCAGGGCCTTCTCCCGATGCTTCGGTGGGCATGTCACCGACTCCTTCACCGATTGCGGGCGCAGTCTCTCCTGTGTTCAACCGCGGCCTTGATGTCGGCAGCAAGGGCGAGGACGTGAAGCGCCTGCAGCAGCTTCTCAACAGCGACAAAGACACACAAATCGCCGCAAGCGGTGCCGGAGCTCCTGGGAACGAATCTGAATACTTCGGCTCGCTCACCAAAGCTGCGATCGCTAAATTCCAGATGAAGCACGGCCTCGTCAAATCAGATACAGACCCCGGCTATGGCTTCGTCGGTCCGAAGACGAGAGCAAAACTCACGGAAGTGTTCAGCCAGGGGCAGCCGAGCCAGACTCCTGCGGCCGAAGCCGAACAGGCAACGAGCGCCCCATCTCCTTCTCTGACCGCCGAGCAGAAACTACAGCAGCAAATCTCTGACCTCGTTCGACAAGTGCAAGAGCTTCAGAAGAAGCTACCGGCGGGGCAGTGA
- a CDS encoding DeoR family transcriptional regulator — protein MPDMLENNSQGLFLFKKTEAIVSAIYLMSGLLSDQEPLKWRLRALGSEILEMAVSFFDRGVASTGSGTDSGVAIERCARLACSYLEVLVRGRTLSGRNVELVTQEIERLIQLFRGTPVASVEKIRAETEELLRAPSLGESCDEIALSPLLQQPGSSRAAVLSRKHSIPSFARDGKGSAAETGKRSTILQGTQNHRSAPQPRPGIADIGGNVARRTRFLEEADQRRSVILDLVRARGRVTVKDVARLLPQYSGKTAQRELIILVEKGVLHREGARRWSRYTLKDGSQLPLALLPVTSN, from the coding sequence ATGCCAGATATGCTTGAGAACAATTCGCAAGGACTTTTTCTATTTAAAAAGACAGAAGCGATCGTCTCGGCGATTTATCTCATGTCGGGTCTTTTATCGGACCAAGAGCCGCTCAAGTGGCGGCTGCGCGCTCTTGGGTCAGAAATCCTCGAGATGGCGGTGTCCTTTTTCGACAGGGGGGTCGCCAGCACCGGATCTGGCACTGACTCAGGGGTAGCGATCGAGCGGTGCGCGCGACTTGCGTGCTCCTACTTGGAGGTCTTGGTTCGCGGCCGTACTCTCTCCGGGAGGAACGTCGAACTGGTGACGCAGGAGATCGAGCGTCTGATACAACTCTTCCGAGGTACGCCTGTGGCCAGCGTAGAAAAAATCCGGGCGGAGACAGAGGAATTGCTCAGAGCACCTTCGCTCGGCGAGAGTTGCGACGAGATAGCGCTCTCTCCTCTGCTGCAGCAGCCGGGTTCTTCACGTGCCGCCGTCTTGTCAAGGAAGCATAGTATCCCATCGTTCGCTCGCGACGGAAAGGGCTCAGCGGCAGAGACCGGAAAGCGGAGCACCATTCTCCAAGGGACGCAAAATCATCGAAGCGCGCCTCAACCACGGCCTGGAATAGCGGATATCGGAGGCAATGTGGCGAGGCGGACGCGTTTTTTAGAGGAGGCAGATCAGCGCCGCTCGGTAATTCTTGACCTCGTGCGCGCGAGGGGGAGGGTGACGGTAAAAGACGTGGCGAGACTACTTCCTCAATATAGTGGGAAGACAGCGCAACGGGAGCTCATTATCCTTGTCGAAAAGGGAGTGTTGCACCGAGAAGGAGCACGGCGGTGGAGCCGCTATACTTTGAAGGACGGTTCGCAGCTCCCACTAGCGTTGTTACCAGTGACCAGTAACTAG